One genomic segment of Coffea arabica cultivar ET-39 chromosome 6e, Coffea Arabica ET-39 HiFi, whole genome shotgun sequence includes these proteins:
- the LOC113696511 gene encoding acetylajmalan esterase-like produces the protein MKFHCEKVLQKVQTFPILQTTLTDSASDTGNLIRVPRVGPTLAAAHPPYGETFPGRPTGRWSDGRLIIDYIAMELGLPLLNPNLNSNASFNNGVNFSVAGATALNTSFLAARGVFVPAIFTPLSGQLDWLRRYLHSLCSTPSGDAQSPLALSLLAPYTWPWHIMLRGYVYLVSHTPHIFPRTYDLSFYFCICGAIQEIIRLGATKIVVPGAFPLGCLPSNLVLFPNDAKDGQGCLRNINELSIYFNNLLKKALNLLRLEFPSVIIIYADYYTAFEYFLAMDPPLACCGIGGQYNFDRNRSCGSAGVPVCPDPRQYIQWDGDR, from the exons ATGAAGTTTCACTGTGAAAAGGTGCTTCAAAAGGTGCAAACCTTTCCTATTTTGCAAACTACATTAACAGATTCTGCATCAGATACCGGCAATTTGATCCGAGTACCAAGAGTAGGTCCAACACTTGCAGCTGCTCATCCGCCTTATGGTGAAACTTTTCCGGGCAGGCCCACCGGTCGCTGGTCAGATGGTCGCCTGATTATAGACTATAttg CTATGGAACTTGGCCTTCCATTACTTAATCCTAATCTGAATAGCAATGCTTCCTTCAACAACGGTGTCAATTTTTCAGTCGCTGGCGCAACGGCCCTTAACACGTCTTTCCTTGCAGCAAGAGGCGTTTTTGTACCAGCAATATTTACTCCCCTCAGCGGTCAGCTTGATTGGCTTCGCCGCTACCTTCATTCCCTCTGTTCAACTCCATCTG gggACGCTCAGTCCCCGTTGGCTCTGTCATTGCTAGCACCTTACACCTGGCCCTGGCATATCATGCTGAGAGGTTATGTCTACCTAGTGTCACATACTCCACATATATTTCCCCGTACATATGATTTATCGTTCTATTTCTGTATATGTGGTGCAATACAGGAGATAATACGGCTTGGTGCGACAAAAATTGTAGTTCCTGGAGCATTTCCTCTGGGGTGCCTCCCTAGCAACTTGGTTTTATTCCCTAACGATGCCAAGGATGGTCAGGGCTGCTTGAGGAACATAAATGAGCTCTCCATATACTtcaataatcttctcaaaaAGGCTTTGAATTTGCTCAGGTTGGAATTTCCAAGTGTAATCATCATCTATGCTGATTATTACACTGCCTTCGAATATTTTCTTGCAATGGACCCGCCCTTG GCTTGTTGTGGAATTGGAGGCCAGTATAACTTTGATAGGAATAGGTCTTGTGGATCTGCCGGAGTGCCGGTTTGCCCTGATCCACGTCAGTATATTCAGTGGGATGGTGACCGCTAA